From a single Couchioplanes caeruleus genomic region:
- a CDS encoding ATP-binding protein, with translation MEVIRPYLFAPPDPDRSGLSVTCDLETGILDLAVRGRFGRRAATDTFTSLRKCLAEHPAAIVVDLVGFEDPLAASAAMWVAINRKAAALHPPVRLALAVEPGTPLRDRLTRLGVERYFPVRSTPAEARAAASGTVPWTQRLQLIQRAPDELSTCAARNLVGAACEAWRMPDLLHPARIIVSELVTNAVEHAGTDVTVTVWRRGAGLHLSVRDGDPRLPRLLDASSGAPGERGAGLRIVGARATAWGAMATHDGKLVWATLRGAR, from the coding sequence ATGGAGGTGATTCGTCCGTACTTGTTCGCGCCCCCCGACCCGGACCGGTCCGGACTGTCGGTCACCTGCGACCTCGAGACCGGCATCCTGGATCTCGCCGTGCGCGGCCGCTTCGGCCGTCGCGCGGCGACCGACACGTTCACGAGCCTGCGCAAGTGCCTGGCCGAGCACCCGGCGGCGATCGTCGTCGACCTGGTCGGGTTCGAGGACCCGCTGGCGGCCAGCGCGGCGATGTGGGTGGCGATCAACCGGAAGGCGGCGGCCCTGCACCCGCCGGTGCGCCTCGCGCTGGCCGTCGAGCCCGGGACACCGCTGCGGGACCGGCTGACGCGGCTGGGCGTCGAACGCTACTTCCCGGTGCGGTCCACCCCCGCCGAGGCGCGCGCCGCGGCGTCCGGCACGGTGCCCTGGACCCAGCGCCTCCAGCTGATCCAGCGGGCCCCGGACGAGCTGTCCACCTGCGCGGCCCGCAACCTGGTCGGCGCGGCGTGCGAGGCCTGGCGGATGCCCGACCTGCTGCACCCGGCCCGGATCATCGTCTCCGAGCTGGTGACCAACGCGGTCGAGCACGCGGGCACGGACGTCACCGTCACCGTCTGGCGCCGCGGCGCCGGTCTGCACCTGTCGGTCCGCGACGGCGACCCGCGGCTCCCACGGCTGCTGGACGCGTCGTCGGGCGCACCCGGCGAACGCGGCGCCGGCCTGCGCATCGTCGGCGCCCGGGCCACCGCGTGGGGTGCCATGGCCACCCACGACGGCAAGCTCGTCTGGGCCACCCTGCGCGGCGCCCGGTGA
- a CDS encoding response regulator: MRIVIAEDDSLLREGLALLLRAESLDVVATTDGPETFLAAVDEHKPDVAIVDVRMPPTHTDEGITAAVEARRRQPGLAVLVLSAYVEQAFATELLSGGAARLGYLLKERVGRVEEFLAALHRVAGGGTAIDPEVVGQLLTRTRPDAALNRLSPRERDVLALMAEGLGNTAIAERLFVTEGAVHKHIRNIFSKLDLPPDDRADRRVTAVLRYLEDTQRRA, translated from the coding sequence ATGCGGATCGTGATCGCCGAGGACGACTCGTTGCTGCGGGAGGGGCTCGCGCTGCTGCTGCGCGCGGAGTCGCTCGACGTGGTGGCCACCACGGACGGGCCCGAGACGTTCCTGGCCGCGGTGGACGAGCACAAGCCGGACGTGGCGATCGTCGACGTGCGGATGCCCCCGACGCACACCGACGAGGGGATCACCGCGGCCGTGGAGGCACGGCGGCGGCAGCCCGGGCTGGCGGTGCTGGTGCTCTCGGCGTACGTGGAGCAGGCGTTCGCGACCGAGCTGCTCAGCGGGGGCGCGGCCCGGCTGGGGTACCTGCTGAAGGAGCGGGTGGGACGGGTGGAGGAGTTCCTCGCGGCCCTGCACCGGGTGGCCGGCGGCGGGACGGCGATCGACCCCGAGGTGGTGGGGCAGCTGCTGACCCGTACGCGTCCGGATGCCGCGCTGAACCGGCTCAGCCCGCGCGAACGCGACGTGCTGGCACTGATGGCGGAGGGCCTCGGCAACACCGCGATCGCGGAGCGGCTCTTCGTCACCGAGGGAGCGGTCCACAAGCACATCCGCAACATCTTCTCGAAGCTGGACCTGCCGCCCGACGACCGCGCCGACCGCCGCGTGACCGCCGTGCTGCGCTACCTGGAGGACACCCAGCGGCGGGCCTGA
- a CDS encoding sensor histidine kinase, protein MRSPLQVRARAMREALERLVGGLGTAVLAFVAAVWLLLVAAGCLVGVGLLFVPTALRLQRFAADRERARLSRWGREIVGPGPAPARWRDAVRDPSVRREWRWLAWHATFGFAVGVLGITLPLNAVRDGTFPLWWKLLPPADATSSLGFPVVSDWVGAFGVWALGVAWIALAVGFGPTLARWQARPGRRLLTLPADVDLSLRVAELTATRAAALDAHATELRRIERSLHDGTQNRLVAVTVLLGAARRALTRDPAGAGEILGRAQDAAEQALAELRTVARGILPPVLADRGLEGALDGLAATSAVPVRIDVDVPGRCAASVEATAYFVVAEALTNVSKHSGAEHAAVTVRRRNDRLTIVIGDDGHGGADEDGGSGLTGIRRRVDALDGTLTLTSPPGGPTTLTVELPCGS, encoded by the coding sequence GTGAGATCGCCGCTGCAGGTCAGGGCCCGTGCCATGCGCGAGGCCCTGGAACGCCTCGTCGGCGGGCTCGGCACGGCGGTGCTCGCCTTCGTCGCGGCGGTCTGGCTGCTCCTCGTGGCCGCCGGCTGCCTGGTGGGCGTCGGGCTGCTGTTCGTGCCGACCGCCCTGCGCCTGCAGCGCTTCGCCGCCGACCGCGAACGGGCGCGGCTGTCGCGCTGGGGCAGGGAGATCGTCGGGCCCGGGCCGGCACCGGCCCGCTGGCGCGACGCGGTCCGCGACCCGTCGGTGCGCCGCGAATGGCGCTGGCTGGCCTGGCACGCGACCTTCGGCTTCGCCGTGGGCGTGCTCGGCATCACGCTCCCGCTCAACGCCGTGCGCGACGGCACGTTCCCGCTGTGGTGGAAGCTGCTGCCGCCGGCGGACGCGACCTCGTCGCTGGGCTTCCCGGTGGTCAGCGACTGGGTGGGCGCGTTCGGGGTGTGGGCGCTGGGCGTGGCCTGGATCGCGCTGGCGGTCGGCTTCGGCCCCACGCTGGCCCGCTGGCAGGCCCGGCCGGGGCGCCGGCTGCTCACCCTGCCCGCCGACGTCGACCTCTCGCTGCGCGTCGCGGAGCTGACCGCCACCCGCGCGGCCGCGCTCGACGCGCACGCCACGGAGCTGCGGCGCATCGAGCGGTCCCTGCACGACGGTACGCAGAACCGCCTCGTCGCGGTCACGGTGCTGCTGGGCGCCGCCCGCCGTGCGCTGACCCGCGATCCGGCCGGCGCCGGGGAGATCCTGGGCCGGGCTCAGGACGCCGCCGAGCAGGCGCTGGCGGAGCTGCGTACGGTGGCCCGCGGCATCCTGCCCCCGGTGCTGGCCGACCGCGGCCTCGAGGGCGCCCTGGACGGCCTCGCCGCCACCAGCGCCGTGCCGGTCCGCATCGACGTGGACGTACCCGGCCGCTGCGCCGCGTCGGTGGAGGCCACCGCGTACTTCGTCGTCGCGGAAGCCCTCACCAACGTCTCGAAGCACAGCGGCGCCGAGCACGCCGCCGTGACCGTGCGCCGCCGCAACGACCGGCTGACCATCGTCATCGGCGACGACGGCCACGGCGGGGCGGACGAGGACGGCGGCTCCGGGCTGACCGGCATCCGCCGCCGCGTCGACGCACTCGACGGCACCCTGACCCTGACCAGCCCGCCCGGCGGGCCGACCACCCTGACCGTGGAGCTGCCATGCGGATCGTGA
- a CDS encoding serine/threonine-protein kinase, giving the protein MTMPLRPGDPGRLGGYELLGRLGQGGMGTVFLGRAPDGRRVAVKALRAEFGADPAYRARFRSEVNRAREVPPFCTAEVLDADAGHDPPYLVVEYVDGPTLATVVRDGGPLTGTALQSLAIGVATALTAIHGAGVVHRDLKPANVLLGLGGVKVIDFGIARPLEATSRHTGTHQMVGTVAYMAPERFEPDPGGRIGFPADVFAFGAVVAYAATGRTPFAADSAAGTAVRIMTQPPDLTGVPAPLRGLLARTLARDPAGRPTAREVLDALVSGTGPAPAPTPVPPPADRVGRGARGRRRAAVAGLTLAVLAGAGLAVNALPRDDGSRAAPVRTQSPSAAPAPAFLAGGRRGVLHLVEVDDDVWIFPNGGEVSRTAEIGGVDDESHFTLVPSGAGYQIKWLTGEFGVRCLGVRVTPGADGVLVTAPCRQNDATTFTFTPTGKKDGAGRPAYRVANPAYGTLEWSQNGSRVVVRRDDDARTSFTFVDRGPA; this is encoded by the coding sequence ATGACGATGCCGCTGCGCCCCGGTGACCCGGGCCGCCTCGGCGGCTACGAGCTGCTCGGCCGGCTCGGGCAGGGCGGCATGGGGACGGTGTTCCTGGGCCGCGCGCCGGACGGGCGCCGCGTCGCCGTCAAGGCCCTGCGCGCCGAGTTCGGCGCCGATCCCGCGTACCGGGCGCGTTTCCGCAGTGAGGTGAACCGGGCGCGCGAGGTGCCGCCGTTCTGCACCGCGGAGGTCCTCGACGCCGACGCCGGCCACGACCCGCCGTACCTGGTGGTCGAGTACGTGGACGGCCCGACCCTCGCCACGGTGGTGCGCGACGGCGGCCCGCTGACCGGCACCGCGCTGCAGAGCCTCGCGATCGGCGTGGCCACCGCGCTGACCGCCATCCACGGCGCCGGGGTGGTGCACCGCGACCTCAAGCCGGCCAACGTCCTGCTCGGCCTGGGCGGCGTCAAGGTCATCGACTTCGGCATCGCGCGCCCGCTCGAGGCGACCAGCCGGCACACCGGCACCCATCAGATGGTGGGCACGGTGGCGTACATGGCGCCGGAGCGGTTCGAACCGGACCCGGGCGGGCGCATCGGTTTCCCGGCCGACGTGTTCGCCTTCGGGGCGGTCGTCGCGTACGCGGCGACGGGACGCACGCCGTTCGCCGCCGATTCCGCCGCGGGCACCGCCGTGCGCATCATGACCCAGCCGCCCGATCTGACCGGTGTGCCCGCGCCGTTGCGCGGCCTGCTGGCGCGCACGCTGGCCCGGGACCCCGCCGGCCGCCCGACCGCCCGCGAGGTGCTCGACGCGCTGGTGAGCGGCACCGGCCCGGCCCCGGCACCGACCCCGGTCCCGCCACCGGCGGACCGGGTCGGGCGCGGGGCTCGCGGCCGGCGGCGGGCGGCCGTGGCCGGGCTGACGCTGGCCGTGCTCGCCGGTGCGGGCCTGGCCGTCAACGCCCTGCCCCGGGACGACGGCAGCAGGGCCGCGCCGGTACGCACGCAATCCCCGTCGGCCGCGCCGGCGCCGGCTTTCCTGGCAGGCGGCCGTCGCGGCGTGCTGCACCTGGTCGAGGTCGACGACGACGTGTGGATCTTCCCGAACGGCGGCGAGGTGAGCCGTACCGCCGAGATCGGGGGCGTGGACGACGAGAGCCACTTCACGCTGGTGCCCTCCGGCGCCGGCTACCAGATCAAGTGGCTCACCGGCGAGTTCGGCGTGCGCTGCCTCGGTGTGCGCGTCACGCCCGGCGCCGACGGTGTGCTGGTGACGGCCCCCTGCCGGCAGAACGACGCAACCACCTTCACCTTCACCCCCACGGGGAAGAAGGACGGGGCGGGCCGCCCGGCGTACCGCGTCGCCAACCCGGCCTACGGCACCCTCGAGTGGTCGCAGAACGGCTCACGCGTCGTCGTGCGCCGGGACGACGACGCGCGGACCTCGTTCACGTTCGTCGACCGGGGGCCGGCCTGA
- a CDS encoding aldo/keto reductase, whose translation MEYRQLGRSGLRVSVLTMGTMTFGGKGNFAVVGSTDVTAARRQVDRCLDAGVNLIDTADVYSEGLSEEIVGEVLEGRREDVLVATKVRMPMGPGPNDAGLSRHHVIAGCEASLRRLRTDHIDLYQVHEWDGQTPLEETLEALDLLVQQGKVRYVGVSNYAGWQLMKALGTAERIGAPRFVSQQIYYSLQARDAEYELVPAAVDQGLGVLVWSPLAGGLLSGKYRRGQQPPEGSRQLTDWNEPPVYDQERLYDTVEVLVSIGEDRGVSAAQVALAYLLGKPAVTSLIIGARTDEQLADNLAAADLTLSAEERARLDEASAPPLLYPYWHQAKTSSDRLSPADLTLLGPHL comes from the coding sequence ATGGAATATCGCCAGCTGGGCCGGTCCGGCCTCCGAGTATCCGTCCTCACCATGGGCACCATGACCTTCGGCGGCAAGGGCAACTTCGCCGTCGTCGGCTCCACCGATGTCACCGCGGCCCGCCGCCAGGTGGACCGCTGCCTGGACGCGGGCGTCAACCTCATCGACACCGCCGACGTGTACTCCGAGGGGCTGTCCGAGGAGATCGTCGGCGAGGTGCTCGAGGGCCGCCGCGAGGACGTGCTCGTCGCCACCAAGGTGCGCATGCCGATGGGCCCCGGCCCCAACGACGCCGGCCTGTCCCGGCACCACGTGATCGCCGGGTGCGAGGCGAGCCTGCGCCGGCTGCGTACCGATCACATCGACCTCTACCAGGTCCACGAGTGGGACGGGCAGACCCCGCTGGAGGAGACGCTCGAGGCCCTGGACCTGCTGGTGCAGCAGGGCAAGGTGCGCTACGTCGGCGTCTCCAACTACGCCGGCTGGCAGTTGATGAAGGCGCTCGGCACCGCGGAGCGCATCGGCGCGCCGCGCTTCGTCAGCCAGCAGATCTACTACTCGCTGCAGGCCCGCGACGCCGAGTACGAGCTCGTCCCCGCCGCTGTCGACCAGGGCCTCGGCGTGCTGGTGTGGAGCCCGCTCGCCGGTGGCCTGCTCTCCGGCAAGTACCGGCGCGGCCAGCAGCCGCCGGAGGGCTCGCGCCAGCTCACCGACTGGAACGAGCCGCCCGTGTACGACCAGGAGCGGCTCTACGACACCGTGGAGGTGCTGGTCTCCATCGGCGAGGACCGCGGCGTGTCGGCGGCGCAGGTGGCGCTGGCGTACCTGCTCGGCAAGCCCGCGGTCACCTCGCTGATCATCGGCGCGCGGACCGACGAGCAGCTCGCGGACAACCTGGCGGCCGCGGACCTGACACTCAGCGCCGAGGAGCGGGCGCGGCTGGACGAGGCGAGCGCGCCGCCGCTGCTGTACCCGTACTGGCACCAGGCGAAGACCTCGAGCGACCGGCTGTCCCCGGCCGACCTGACCCTGCTCGGCCCGCACCTGTGA
- a CDS encoding DUF1996 domain-containing protein, with the protein MSPRTPRTLLSASLGVLLVAAATVAAATAPASAATVVVQAESFAAQSGAATEPTADTGGGQNVSYLAAGDWLRFDGVDLGPAGDLTVSARIASATGGTGAIELRTGSVTGPLLTRFPVAATGGWQSWVTRTATATAHPTGAQTVYAVMQNTTGGDFVNINWFSFGAGPASDGAGWVTMDQAKWNAQLAAFRALPTHPAPANAVRVSEFNAACRYSHSRPDDPIVFPGMPGASHMHTFLGNHSTDANTTTQSLLADAGSSCAPATDLSAYWIPTLFEHGKAVEPSGVTVYYGSRLSDPTQTVPFPQGFRMIAGDARLQAPTPRGTVNQFYCAGPGGEIGRSADGNWPVCAPTADLMFQLVFPDCWDGVHLDSPDHKSHVRYTYDGTCGGDHPVAIPSISFVIAYRTSGSADGFELASKMASSMHGDVFLAWDDTAMGQRVKDCVVQKAKCNTAGQF; encoded by the coding sequence ATGAGCCCACGCACACCCCGTACCCTCCTGTCCGCCTCCCTGGGCGTCCTGCTCGTGGCGGCCGCCACGGTGGCCGCCGCCACCGCTCCGGCGTCCGCCGCGACCGTGGTCGTCCAGGCCGAGTCGTTCGCCGCCCAGTCCGGGGCCGCGACCGAGCCGACCGCCGACACCGGCGGCGGCCAGAACGTCTCCTACCTCGCCGCCGGCGACTGGCTCCGGTTCGACGGCGTCGACCTCGGGCCGGCCGGCGACCTGACCGTCTCGGCGCGCATCGCGTCCGCCACCGGCGGCACCGGCGCGATCGAGCTGCGCACCGGCTCGGTGACCGGCCCGCTGCTGACCCGCTTCCCCGTCGCGGCCACCGGCGGATGGCAGAGCTGGGTGACCCGCACCGCCACCGCGACGGCGCACCCCACCGGCGCCCAGACCGTGTACGCGGTCATGCAGAACACCACGGGCGGCGACTTCGTCAACATCAACTGGTTCTCGTTCGGGGCCGGTCCGGCCTCGGACGGCGCCGGCTGGGTCACCATGGACCAGGCGAAGTGGAACGCCCAGCTCGCGGCCTTCCGCGCGCTGCCCACCCACCCGGCGCCGGCGAACGCCGTACGCGTGTCGGAGTTCAACGCGGCGTGCCGGTACAGCCACTCGCGGCCGGACGACCCGATCGTGTTCCCCGGCATGCCCGGTGCCTCCCACATGCACACGTTCCTGGGCAACCACAGCACCGACGCGAACACCACCACGCAGTCGCTGCTGGCCGACGCCGGCTCCAGTTGCGCGCCGGCGACGGACCTGTCGGCGTACTGGATCCCCACGCTGTTCGAGCACGGCAAGGCGGTCGAGCCGTCCGGGGTGACCGTCTACTACGGTTCCCGGCTCAGCGACCCCACGCAGACGGTGCCGTTCCCGCAGGGTTTCCGGATGATCGCCGGTGACGCCCGGCTGCAGGCGCCCACCCCGCGCGGCACGGTCAACCAGTTCTACTGCGCGGGACCGGGCGGCGAGATCGGGCGCAGCGCCGACGGCAACTGGCCGGTGTGCGCGCCGACCGCGGACCTCATGTTCCAACTGGTGTTCCCGGACTGCTGGGACGGCGTGCACCTGGACAGCCCGGATCACAAGTCGCACGTGCGCTACACGTACGACGGCACCTGCGGCGGCGACCACCCGGTGGCGATACCGTCGATCTCGTTCGTGATCGCGTACCGGACCAGCGGCAGCGCCGACGGCTTCGAGCTGGCCTCGAAGATGGCGTCGTCGATGCACGGTGACGTCTTCCTCGCCTGGGACGACACCGCGATGGGCCAGCGCGTCAAGGACTGCGTCGTGCAGAAGGCCAAGTGCAACACCGCCGGGCAGTTCTGA
- a CDS encoding M20/M25/M40 family metallo-hydrolase, producing the protein MPTEIHTFLADHRTALVQELTGWLRLRSVGGIPELVPELNRSAHWLAAVLREVGFPGVEIWQAEGAPAVYAEWCAAPGAPTVLIYSHHDVRVSKDEQWEETSPFEPALRDGYLYGRGASDAKGQVIAHLWGIRAHLAATGRDAPAVNLKVLVEGEEETGSAHLAGLLDEHRPEADLIVFSDTLLWRRDHPAVCTSMRGTILAELEIYGPERDVHSGAVSGPAPNPAMELARLIAALHDDKGRITLPGFYDAVAEPSERTRAEYAALPYSDEDWLARSDTRSIGGEEGYTVLERLWARPAIEVLTIVAGDPEGPSRAAIPAVASASLSIRTVPDQTCAEVAEQLRRWVKETVSDRVEYQLSVSPESGQDAYRTPDDLPAVAHLAAAMQEGFGAPVGRMGNAGGGPADLLTRVVGAPAVFFGTGLPEDRWHDSDERASIDVLTAGAATLALFWARLADG; encoded by the coding sequence ATGCCGACCGAGATCCACACCTTCCTGGCCGACCACCGCACCGCCCTCGTGCAGGAGCTGACCGGCTGGCTGCGGCTGCGGTCCGTCGGCGGGATCCCCGAGCTGGTCCCCGAGCTGAACCGGTCGGCGCACTGGCTGGCAGCCGTCCTGCGCGAGGTCGGCTTCCCGGGCGTGGAGATCTGGCAGGCCGAGGGCGCCCCCGCCGTGTACGCCGAGTGGTGCGCCGCCCCGGGAGCGCCCACCGTGCTGATCTACAGCCACCACGACGTGCGCGTGAGCAAGGACGAGCAGTGGGAGGAGACCTCGCCGTTCGAGCCCGCTCTGCGCGACGGCTACCTGTACGGGCGGGGCGCCTCGGACGCCAAGGGCCAGGTCATCGCCCACCTGTGGGGCATCCGCGCGCACCTGGCCGCGACCGGCCGCGACGCCCCGGCGGTGAACCTCAAGGTGCTGGTGGAGGGCGAGGAGGAGACCGGCTCCGCGCACCTGGCCGGGCTGCTCGACGAGCACCGCCCCGAGGCCGACCTCATCGTCTTCTCCGACACGCTGCTCTGGCGCCGCGACCACCCGGCGGTGTGCACGAGCATGCGGGGCACCATCCTCGCCGAGCTGGAGATCTACGGCCCCGAGCGGGACGTGCACAGCGGCGCGGTCTCCGGGCCCGCTCCCAACCCGGCGATGGAGCTGGCCCGGCTGATCGCCGCGCTGCACGACGACAAGGGACGCATCACGCTGCCGGGCTTCTACGACGCCGTGGCCGAGCCGTCCGAGCGCACCCGGGCCGAGTACGCCGCGCTGCCGTACAGCGACGAGGACTGGCTGGCGCGGTCCGACACCCGCAGCATCGGTGGCGAGGAGGGGTACACCGTGCTGGAGCGGCTGTGGGCCCGCCCGGCGATCGAGGTGCTCACCATCGTCGCCGGGGACCCCGAGGGTCCCTCGCGCGCCGCGATCCCGGCGGTCGCCTCGGCGTCGCTGAGCATCCGTACCGTGCCGGACCAGACCTGCGCCGAGGTCGCCGAGCAGCTGCGCCGCTGGGTCAAGGAGACGGTCAGCGACCGCGTCGAGTACCAGCTGAGCGTCTCGCCGGAGAGCGGCCAGGACGCGTACCGGACGCCGGACGACCTCCCGGCGGTGGCCCACCTGGCCGCCGCGATGCAGGAAGGCTTCGGCGCGCCCGTCGGGCGCATGGGCAACGCCGGCGGCGGCCCGGCGGACCTGCTCACCCGGGTGGTGGGCGCGCCCGCCGTCTTCTTCGGTACGGGCCTGCCCGAGGACCGCTGGCACGACAGCGACGAGCGGGCGTCCATCGACGTCCTGACCGCCGGCGCCGCGACGCTCGCGCTGTTCTGGGCCCGGCTCGCCGACGGCTAG
- a CDS encoding preprotein translocase YidC, giving the protein MTEAARDGEQPVERGAAEENSSAPVTQTEVDASRRPSSVGDSDIVTEDDGSGTSGGSSGGSGGGSSMPGHPDAAQ; this is encoded by the coding sequence ATGACCGAGGCCGCACGAGACGGCGAGCAGCCCGTCGAGCGGGGAGCCGCCGAGGAGAATTCCAGCGCGCCGGTGACGCAGACCGAGGTCGACGCGAGCCGGCGGCCCTCGAGCGTCGGCGACAGCGACATCGTCACCGAGGACGACGGGTCGGGCACGTCCGGCGGCTCGTCCGGCGGCAGCGGCGGCGGCTCGTCGATGCCCGGTCACCCCGACGCTGCGCAGTGA
- a CDS encoding nucleoside deaminase, whose protein sequence is MVDETDLRHLRRCVELAAQALRGGDEPFGSVLVGADGTVLFEDHNHVAGGDETRHPEFEIARWAANHLPPEERAAATVYTSGEHCPMCAAAHGWVGLGRIVYASSTEQLTRWRAELGRPPGPVRPLSIREVVPGAVVDGPVPELAEEVRRLHAATPAPAAGTG, encoded by the coding sequence ATGGTCGACGAGACGGACCTGCGGCACCTGCGCCGCTGCGTCGAGCTGGCGGCGCAGGCGCTGCGGGGCGGCGACGAGCCCTTCGGCTCCGTCCTGGTGGGCGCCGACGGCACCGTGCTGTTCGAGGACCACAACCACGTCGCCGGCGGCGACGAGACCCGGCATCCGGAGTTCGAGATCGCCCGCTGGGCGGCGAACCACCTGCCGCCGGAGGAACGCGCGGCGGCGACGGTCTACACCTCCGGGGAGCACTGCCCGATGTGCGCCGCGGCGCACGGATGGGTCGGCCTCGGCCGCATCGTGTACGCCTCGTCCACCGAGCAACTGACCCGCTGGCGCGCCGAGCTGGGCCGCCCACCCGGTCCCGTCCGGCCGCTGAGCATCCGCGAGGTGGTCCCGGGCGCGGTGGTCGACGGCCCGGTCCCGGAGCTCGCCGAGGAGGTCCGCCGCCTGCACGCCGCAACCCCGGCTCCGGCGGCCGGGACCGGGTGA
- a CDS encoding CBS domain-containing protein: protein MRINDVLRDKGDRVVTVTPDLTVQGLLATLAEHGIGAAVVTADGTTVDGIVSERDIVRSLAERGAAVLTEPVSAIQTTRVHTVEPDADLAEIERLMTERRFRHVPVVTGGRLAGIVSIGDVVKKRITELEGEASALSGYITGERP, encoded by the coding sequence ATGCGCATCAACGACGTACTGCGCGACAAGGGCGACCGAGTCGTCACCGTGACCCCCGACCTCACCGTTCAAGGGCTGCTCGCCACGCTCGCCGAGCACGGCATCGGCGCCGCGGTGGTGACCGCCGACGGCACCACCGTCGACGGCATCGTCAGCGAACGCGACATCGTCCGAAGCCTCGCCGAACGCGGCGCCGCCGTGCTCACCGAGCCGGTCTCGGCGATCCAGACCACCCGGGTGCACACCGTCGAGCCCGACGCCGACCTCGCCGAGATCGAGCGGCTGATGACCGAGCGCCGGTTCCGCCACGTCCCCGTGGTCACGGGCGGCCGCCTGGCCGGCATCGTCAGCATCGGCGACGTGGTGAAGAAGCGCATCACCGAGCTCGAGGGGGAGGCCAGCGCGCTCAGCGGCTACATCACCGGCGAGCGCCCCTGA